From the genome of Silurus meridionalis isolate SWU-2019-XX chromosome 12, ASM1480568v1, whole genome shotgun sequence, one region includes:
- the rab34a gene encoding ras-related protein Rab-34a, which translates to MSVLPPVRKDRIISQLPKCFSKGAALHTEDGFHAKVKTACQEQRTGTVGFKISKVIVVGDLAVGKTCLINRFCKDVFDKNYKATIGVDFEMERFEVLGVPFSLQLWDTAGQERFKCIASTYYRGAQAIIIVFDLTDVASLHHTRQWLEDAMKENDPTNVLLFLVGTKKDLISPAQYSANVQDAINVAQEMKAEYWAVSSLSGENVKEFFFRVASLTFEANVLAELEKSNSRRIGDVVKISNTTSNLYATSKKKQPNCCQ; encoded by the exons TGCTTCAGTAAAGGGGCTGCTTTACACACTGAAGATGGATTTCATGCCAAAGTGAAGACAGCCTGCCAGGAGCAGAGAACTGGCACTGTGGG ATTTAAAATCTCCAAGGTTATTGTGGTGGGAGACCTGGCTGTAGGGAAAACATGTCTTATTAATAG ATTTTGCAAAGATGTCTTTGACAAAAATTACAAAGCTACTATTGGCGTGGACTTTGAGATGGAGCGGTTTGAGGTGCTTGGAGTTCCATTCAGCCTTCAGCT GTGGGACACTGCAGGTCAGGAAAGGTTCAAGTGCATTGCTTCTACATACTACAGAGGAGCTCAGG CcataataattgtttttgatTTGACTGACGTGGCCTCGCTACACCATACCAG GCAATGGCTGGAAGATGCTATGAAAGAGAACGATCCCACCAATGTGCTACTGTTCTTAGTGGGCACAAAGAAAGATCTGATT TCCCCAGCACAGTATTCTGCTAATGTACAGGACGCCATTAATGTGGCCCAAGAAATGAAAGCGGAGTATTGGGCTGTGTCTTCTTTGTCTG GAGAAAACGTGAAGGAGTTTTTCTTCCGCGTGGCATCACTAACATTCGAGGCCAATGTGTTGGCAGAGCTGGAAAAGAGCAACTCCAGGCGCATTGGGGATGTTGTTA AAATCAGCAACACCACAAGTAACCTGTATGCAACTTCTAAAAAGAAACAGCCGAACTGCTGTCAGTAA